In Dasypus novemcinctus isolate mDasNov1 chromosome 10, mDasNov1.1.hap2, whole genome shotgun sequence, one DNA window encodes the following:
- the LOC101436472 gene encoding olfactory receptor 51F2-like, with product MSVFHNSSSPVFLLTGVPGLEWAHAWISIPFCCLYLTALSGNTLILFVVFTEPSLHEPMYYFLSMLSTTDVGLCISTMVTVLGIFWLNAQEISFNACLSQMFFIHLFTFMESSVLLAMAFDRFVAISNPLRYATILTHARIAQIGVAVVTRGTVILIPLILLLKRLSFCHSHVLHHSYCFHPDVMKLSCSDTKINSAFGLTAIICTAGVDSIIILLSYILIIHSVLSIASSEERKKAFSTCISHVTAVAIFYIPLISLSFVHRFGKHAPPYVPTLIANIYLLIPPVMNPIIYSVKTKQIQKALHKLLCPKGTRIQQLLHSKTFSKGS from the coding sequence ATGTCAGTTTTCCATaactcctcttcccctgttttcCTGCTGACGGGAGTCCCTGGACTTGAATGGGCCCATGCCTGGATCTCCATTCCCTTCTGCTGCCTCTATTTAACTGCCCTCTCTGGAAATACCTTGATCCTCTTTGTTGTCTTCACTGAACCAAGCCTCCACGAGCCCATGTACTATTTCCTCTCCATGTTGTCTACCACTGACGTTGGCTTATGCATCTCTACAATGGTGACAGTGCTGGGAATATTCTGGCTCAATGCCCAGGAGATCAGCTTCAATGCCTGTTTATCACAGATGTTCTTCATTCACCTCTTCACATTCATGGAATCCTCAGTGCTCTTAGCCATGGCCTTTGATCGTTTTGTGGCCATTTCTAACCCCTTGAGATATGCTACCATTCTAACTCATGCCAGGATTGCACAGATTGGTGTGGCAGTCGTTACCAGGGGAACTGTGATTCTGATACCACTAATCCTCCTTCTTAAGCGTTTGTCCTTCTGCCATAGCCATGTTCTTCACCATTCATACTGTTTCCACCCTGATGTGATGAAGCTTTCATGTTCAGACACAAAGATCAATAGTGCATTTGGACTCACTGCAATTATCTGCACTGCTGGAGTTGATTCCATCATTATCCTGCTCTCCTATATACTGATCATTCACTCAGTTCTCAGCATTGCATCCTCAGAGGAGAGGAAAAAGGCCTTCAGCACCTGCATTTCTCATGTCACTGCTGTGGCTATATTCTATATCCCTTTGATCAGCCTGTCTTTTGTTCACAGATTTGGAAAACATGCCCCACCCTATGTGCCCACCCTCATAGCTAATATCTACTTGCTGATTCCCCCAGTGATGAACCCTATCATCTACAGTGTTAAAACAAAGCAGATTCAAAAAGCATTGCATAAACTTTTATGTCCCAAGGGCACACGTATTCAACAATTACTTCATTCAAAGACCTTTTCCAAAGGCAGTTAA